ATGGTGCTTATCGTTCATGATACAGGCCATCTTGACCAGTCTCTCACCGGCCGGGCCGATGCAGGCGATATGGGTGTCCAGTGCTATCCATTCATCCCCGGTTTCAGCCTTGATGGCCTCTTCCGTATCCTGAGTGTTTTTGCCCCAGAGGTGCTCGGCGGGCTTAAGCTGGACATCGTCATTGTTGATGGAAAGATAGACCGGGGTGGGTGACTTGCCCTCGATGATGACCATGTCATAACCGGCGTATTTCAGTTCGGCGCCGAAATCACCCCCGGCATTGGAGCAGTGGATGGTGCCGGTCAACGGTGACTTGGTTACCACCATGTACCGCCCGCCGGTGGGAGCGCCGGTGCCGGTAAGCAGGCCGGTGGCAAAGATCAGTTTATTTTCGGGACTCAGTGGGTCAATATTCGGGTCTACTTCATCGAAGAAGACCCTGGTGGCCAGTCCCCGTCCGCCGATGTATTCCTCGGCCAGGTCAAGGTCCAGCTCTTCCTCTTCACATTCGCCCCGGCTCAGGTCAACCCTTAAAACTTTACCCGTCCAACCGTTCATAATAACCTCCCCTAATCCCTGATAGCCTGCTGCAAATCTATTCTTTAGCAGGACTGAAATGGATATTTTGAATCACTCAGGAGTATTTTAATATAATACCTCTTTGCTTGCCAAGTGCTGGTAGAGTCTTCTCTCCCCTTCGGTGAGCTTTACGAGACAGTTAGAGTGAGGTAGATTGACTTCACCCTCACCCCCGTATCCAATACGGGGCAGGCTTATTCCTCTCCCGTCAAGGGAGAGGATATTTGCATATACTGTCTAGCGGCGCCAGCGCAACATTTGCTTAAATAGCGCCCGGTAGACATCACGCCAGTACCTTTCCAGCCTCATTTCCTGCGGCAGGAACAGTCTCTTCCTGGGACTGTACCTGCTCTCGGTATAAGCCTGTGCAATGTTGTTGATGGCTTCAGCCTGTAACGGGAGCGCTGAGGACAACCTGATACTATATTCAAGGGGGGTCTCCTGCGGGTTTGGTCCCCGGTTAATTAAAGAGGCCAGGAAACACATTTTAGCGTAGACATCAGACGCCTGTCCGGTTCCGGTAAAGCGCCTCAGCCAGCGGTAAAGGACTATCCCTACTATAAATACCAGCGGAATAAGGAAAAAGGTGGTGGGAAACGGTGTGGTCTGTCCCGGTTGTTCCACGGGACTGGTACCTTCAAAGGCGCCCCCTCCTCCGCCACTGAAGAAGTCTTCATCCTCATCCTCAAGTGGGGGTGAAGTACCGCTTCCGGCGAATGTAATATCCTCCTCAGCCCTCAGTCGGGTAGTCGCCTCAAATTCTATCCAGCCGTAACCGGGGAAATAGACCTCCGGCCGGGCATGATAGTCTCTGGCTCTGACGATGTATTTACCGCTATTTCTATCCAGCGTGCCCATGAGATACCCGGTGCTGAACCGGGCGGGCACACCTATTGAGCGGAGCATGACGGTCATGGTCGAAGCGAAGTTGACGCAATCACCTTCCCGCAGTTTAAAAAGGAAATACTCAACGGCGTCCGTTCCCTCCGGCGGGATTTCAGTCTCCTGCTTGTACTTGAATTCATCGTTAAGAAAGCTTTGAATAATTATCGCTTTGTCATAGGCTGTTTCCGCTCCTGCGGTCAGTGCCTGGCTGAATTGCCTGACACGCGCCGGGAGGCTGTCAGGTAATTGCAGGTAATACTCAGTAATCAGTGGCGTATAGTTATCTCCCGCCCGGGACAATTCCTCGGGCGTGGCGGTGGTAATGCTGGCGGTCATCCGGTAGCGCTGCCTGGCTTTAAGCAGTTGCGGTGAAGTTACGGCGACAATATCTCCGGACGTTAGCTCGTTCGGACTGAGTGCGTTTGTCCGGGTAGTCCCCGGAGCAGGAGCGATAGCTGTCACGTTGGCCGTACCGGCAGTAACCGCTGATTCTATATCAACCTCTTCGGCAGGTAGAGTCTGCAGCATTACCGGGATATCGCTGGCGATAAATTCTCCGGCGGTGAGCAGGATGTCTGTCTTCAAGCTGCTCTCTACGGTGTATGTCAGCTCCCGGTGGTTCGGGGATGGTTCTACCCTGCTCAACGGAGTTCTGAACTGAAGTCTCCGGTTATCCGTGGTGTTGCTGCTGCTCCAACCCCAGAGGTTATAGGTGTCATATCTCCGGGTACGCCAGTAAAAGGTCTCCTCGGCGGTAATCACGAACTGCACTTCACTGTTGTAGTTTACCGCGTCAGTGAAAGGCAGCGCTTCCTGTTCCCGGCTCCTAATGATGTCCCACTTTCCGGGCACCGCGGCGAAGAGATTGAACCACTGCCTTTCAATGTTTTCACCGCGCGGTATCCTGGTACTGACCGCGCTTTCCAGTTGCTTGGCTCGAATTTCAGGGGTGAACCAGACACCGGAAACAGTCAACAGGCTGAGACAGAGCACGGAAGTCATAAAGTAGACCGTGACGCGTTTAGGGAAATTGCTGTCGTTTTTTTGGAGCCAGTTGCGTGTTCTGGTCAGGTTTGTCTGTCCGATGAGCAGCATTGCCGCCAGGAAATAAATGGGAAAAAAGTGGCGGTAGTTTTCCGGCAGGTTGCTGAGGTTAACCAGGACAATGGTTGTACCCAGCAATACAGCCGGCCAGGCGTTTTGTTTTCTCAAAATATGCCAGGTCGAGATGTAACCGGTTATCCAGGTAAGCAGGAGGAGAAACAGGGCAAAATGTACGGGGCCTTCGTTCGGCTTACTATTGCTTACTGCCTGCCACCAGGACTGCCAGCCAGCCAGCCATTGGTTGGAGCCGGAGGTTGTTTCGGATAAGGGCAGTAGTAAGGATGACTGCCATGCCGCTACCGCTATTCCACCGGCTATCATCAGGGAGTGGGCTAGCAGGTCAGGCAGCCGCTTCTTACCCAGCAGCAGCAAGATGAATACGGAGAGACCAAGGACAAGTGTCAATGATGGTTGAGGTGTAATCCAGTGGGCTTGTTCGATTGACCACACGGCGATAGCCAGGGTAAGCAACATCAACGCCACACTGGCACACTCTTGCGGACTGTCAAACCAGAAACGAAAAGTTAAGGGCGCCGGTCTGGATAATCGTTTCCCCGGTATATTGCGGGATGTATAGCCTCTCTTTCTTCTTGCCATTTCCCAGTATCCATAGCTTATGGTATCTCAGATATATCTGATGTGCGGGGAGGAGAAGCGGTTATCTAAGGCCCGGGCCAGGTCATCTCCTTTTCTGACTGTATAGACTTGAATACCGCGGCCGTTGAGGTTGCGGGCGATATTTACCGGGTTAGCGTTGCCGCCGAAGCTGGTGGGTTCGAGAAGGATTGCTACCGCCAGATTACCGCGATTTTTTAGCTGCTGCATGGTGGCCACCACGCGCTCGCTGTCTGACGGGGTGATGATAATGACGGTGGAAGTACCTTTCAGGTACTCAATCTCATCGGAGACCAAACGGTCAACGGGTGTTTTGCCGGTGGCTTTCATCAAGGCGAGGGCTTCTATCATGTGCCATAGATGTTCCTCTCCCCTCTCGGGCGGAAAAAGGTAATGCCGGTCACCCGAGGCGACCAGTCCGACCTGCATTCCGCTGTCACTATACTTTTTCAGCAGCGAGGCGGCGATGGTTACGCCGTACTCTTCTGTGCTCCCTTCATCTTCACCGAGGTGAGGGGCTTCCTGCATATCGAGGATGATCCAGACTCTCTCAGAACCGCTGTGCAGGTGGTCACTGTCAAACACCTTGACCATTAACCTGCTGGTGTGAGCCGTGCTCTGCCAGTGGATATGGTTAAGGCTGTCGCCGGTGTTGTATTCTCTCACACTGGAGGCGTTGGGGCTGAGTTGACTGAATGACTGGTAGCCGGTATTGTAGCCTGAGACATTGATCGGTGATGATTCAAAGAGGGGGAGTTCCAGTGTTGCCGGGTAGACGAGGATAGACTGCGGCTCTCCCAATTTCCGTTGCCGGGAAAAGAGACCAAAGGGGTCAGTTACCGTGGCCGTAACCGACCCCAGGTAGTGCTGCCCCCGCCGCTGATAATGGGTGTGATTCTTCCAGCGGTAGGAGCTCCCGGGTGACAGGTTAAAAACGGCAGAGTTGCTGTGTCCGGGTAAACTGCTATCCTCCTCTACCCTGAGGGAAAGTTTGGGCAGCTTACCCTTGTTGGTTACGGTGATTTCCTCATCGAACCCCTC
This DNA window, taken from Dehalococcoidales bacterium, encodes the following:
- a CDS encoding transglutaminase domain-containing protein — translated: MARRKRGYTSRNIPGKRLSRPAPLTFRFWFDSPQECASVALMLLTLAIAVWSIEQAHWITPQPSLTLVLGLSVFILLLLGKKRLPDLLAHSLMIAGGIAVAAWQSSLLLPLSETTSGSNQWLAGWQSWWQAVSNSKPNEGPVHFALFLLLLTWITGYISTWHILRKQNAWPAVLLGTTIVLVNLSNLPENYRHFFPIYFLAAMLLIGQTNLTRTRNWLQKNDSNFPKRVTVYFMTSVLCLSLLTVSGVWFTPEIRAKQLESAVSTRIPRGENIERQWFNLFAAVPGKWDIIRSREQEALPFTDAVNYNSEVQFVITAEETFYWRTRRYDTYNLWGWSSSNTTDNRRLQFRTPLSRVEPSPNHRELTYTVESSLKTDILLTAGEFIASDIPVMLQTLPAEEVDIESAVTAGTANVTAIAPAPGTTRTNALSPNELTSGDIVAVTSPQLLKARQRYRMTASITTATPEELSRAGDNYTPLITEYYLQLPDSLPARVRQFSQALTAGAETAYDKAIIIQSFLNDEFKYKQETEIPPEGTDAVEYFLFKLREGDCVNFASTMTVMLRSIGVPARFSTGYLMGTLDRNSGKYIVRARDYHARPEVYFPGYGWIEFEATTRLRAEEDITFAGSGTSPPLEDEDEDFFSGGGGGAFEGTSPVEQPGQTTPFPTTFFLIPLVFIVGIVLYRWLRRFTGTGQASDVYAKMCFLASLINRGPNPQETPLEYSIRLSSALPLQAEAINNIAQAYTESRYSPRKRLFLPQEMRLERYWRDVYRALFKQMLRWRR
- a CDS encoding DUF58 domain-containing protein, which produces MKVQRIILVVLLILLLALALAGGLTLVTRFWLLSVTVLLISYLWVRLGTGGLEAEVGQLPDFCQVGEGFDEEITVTNKGKLPKLSLRVEEDSSLPGHSNSAVFNLSPGSSYRWKNHTHYQRRGQHYLGSVTATVTDPFGLFSRQRKLGEPQSILVYPATLELPLFESSPINVSGYNTGYQSFSQLSPNASSVREYNTGDSLNHIHWQSTAHTSRLMVKVFDSDHLHSGSERVWIILDMQEAPHLGEDEGSTEEYGVTIAASLLKKYSDSGMQVGLVASGDRHYLFPPERGEEHLWHMIEALALMKATGKTPVDRLVSDEIEYLKGTSTVIIITPSDSERVVATMQQLKNRGNLAVAILLEPTSFGGNANPVNIARNLNGRGIQVYTVRKGDDLARALDNRFSSPHIRYI